A stretch of Gemmatimonadota bacterium DNA encodes these proteins:
- a CDS encoding DUF5924 family protein, producing MIPEDDRRETEAPSLEAPGPLVGSRFRRFWVRNRTLFWALHSLWALATGVAVIVLARDRYGFVPWVVLFLVLTWASTLFFGGRTAGDRVGTRRSAPPGFGEEATSYLTRSMYQETLFFLLPFYWYSTVFQSLNVTFSLLLVGLAVLSCLDLFFDGWMRRSRVFGLVFFATVAFAALNLLVPILFPVDPRFGTPIAALAAVGSALSLTMRGASTGRAGRMRIALASVAILAIAIGVPRLVPPVPLRAQSVVFTSEIDRSTLVPFDTLSSPVDPALLGGSLYLLVEVFSPSIMPTTVTLEWQLDGEVIRTTREIEITAHDIGFRVWDRWVPVDGPIRSGEYRVVLRTGGERIFGLAGIRVGG from the coding sequence TTGATTCCTGAAGATGACCGGAGGGAGACGGAGGCGCCTTCCCTCGAAGCCCCTGGTCCGCTGGTGGGATCCCGCTTTCGCCGCTTCTGGGTCCGGAACCGGACCCTCTTCTGGGCGCTGCATTCGCTCTGGGCGCTCGCGACCGGGGTGGCCGTCATCGTTCTGGCGCGCGACCGCTATGGTTTCGTCCCCTGGGTGGTGCTCTTTCTCGTCCTGACCTGGGCTTCGACGCTTTTTTTCGGGGGGCGGACGGCCGGCGACCGCGTCGGAACGAGGCGAAGCGCGCCGCCCGGCTTCGGCGAGGAGGCAACCTCCTACCTCACCCGCTCGATGTACCAGGAGACGCTCTTCTTCCTCCTCCCCTTTTATTGGTACTCGACCGTCTTTCAGTCGCTGAATGTGACCTTTTCCCTTCTACTCGTGGGGCTCGCCGTCCTTTCCTGCCTCGATCTCTTCTTCGACGGCTGGATGCGGCGAAGCCGGGTGTTCGGCCTGGTCTTTTTCGCGACGGTGGCCTTCGCGGCGTTGAACCTCCTGGTTCCGATCCTCTTCCCGGTGGATCCCCGCTTCGGAACGCCAATCGCGGCGCTGGCCGCGGTGGGGAGCGCCCTCTCTCTGACGATGCGGGGCGCCTCCACGGGACGCGCGGGTCGAATGAGGATCGCGCTCGCGAGCGTCGCGATCCTGGCCATCGCGATCGGGGTGCCGCGGCTCGTGCCCCCCGTTCCCCTGCGCGCGCAGAGCGTGGTCTTCACCTCGGAGATCGATCGGAGCACCCTCGTCCCATTCGATACCCTCTCGAGCCCGGTGGACCCCGCCCTCCTCGGGGGCTCGCTCTACCTCCTGGTCGAGGTCTTTTCGCCTTCCATCATGCCGACCACGGTGACGCTGGAGTGGCAGCTGGACGGGGAAGTGATAAGAACGACGCGAGAGATCGAGATCACGGCGCACGACATCGGGTTTCGCGTCTGGGACAGGTGGGTCCCCGTGGACGGGCCGATCCGGAGCGGGGAGTACCGTGTGGTCCTGCGGACGGGAGGGGAGAGGATCTTCGGGTTGGCGGGGATCCGCGTGGGGGGGTGA
- a CDS encoding 4Fe-4S binding protein, translating into MSDLRPSPAMGAVGSTSPVSAAGGLRLPLVGEGRRESPGGFNLNGNRLTRFLMTNRRVQPAFQLLMIAVFGWGLWQAFAGPQDAATNFGAVAFFGLWWAPVMLVSLVLFGRVWCYVCPIGAITEFLQRFSLNRWFPTFRKPRVRVFGVGFSVLAITALTFTLARFPLYKLGVAYTPWRMGVYFLVFLGVAVALTLVFRQRVFCRYFCPATGVMSVTTRLSPIEIRQDRETEVPDCMTAEFKSNYLSTERRCVACMHCSVGQPEVPIRLHARWPGAAAVRPRLVIPDEALIALIIWAVFPIDHVLGSQVLAQFPSVQALPSLLAGLVPYYTSIAGTIVAFAVVSWIAARWSGILPRIAFSRFAFAYIPLGIVFQLGMHVIPGLMENGGGLLNGFANGIGIPLNLPAAWASAETVARWHALGGNEFLWLSVLWGAGIAWLIARDLTKTKGDAVKALVPHALLMVASTFFVVGLLA; encoded by the coding sequence ATGAGCGACCTCCGTCCTTCGCCCGCCATGGGTGCCGTGGGTTCGACGTCGCCTGTGTCGGCGGCGGGGGGACTCCGGCTTCCCCTGGTGGGGGAAGGACGGAGGGAGTCTCCCGGTGGCTTCAACCTGAACGGGAATCGCCTCACCCGATTTCTGATGACGAATCGCCGCGTGCAGCCGGCGTTCCAGCTCCTCATGATCGCGGTTTTCGGCTGGGGGCTCTGGCAGGCTTTCGCGGGGCCCCAGGACGCGGCGACCAACTTCGGCGCAGTCGCGTTCTTCGGGTTGTGGTGGGCGCCGGTGATGCTCGTGAGCCTCGTCCTCTTCGGACGCGTCTGGTGCTACGTCTGCCCGATCGGGGCGATCACCGAGTTCCTCCAGCGCTTCAGCCTGAATCGGTGGTTTCCCACCTTTCGAAAGCCGAGGGTGCGTGTCTTCGGCGTGGGGTTTTCGGTGCTCGCGATCACCGCGCTGACCTTTACGCTGGCGCGGTTTCCCCTCTACAAGCTGGGCGTCGCCTATACGCCCTGGCGGATGGGGGTCTATTTCCTGGTTTTCCTCGGGGTGGCGGTGGCTCTCACCCTCGTCTTTCGGCAGCGCGTATTCTGTCGGTACTTCTGCCCCGCCACCGGGGTCATGTCGGTCACGACCCGGCTCTCCCCGATCGAGATTCGGCAGGACCGGGAGACGGAGGTCCCCGATTGCATGACCGCCGAGTTCAAGAGCAACTACCTGAGCACGGAGCGCCGTTGCGTGGCGTGCATGCACTGCTCGGTGGGACAGCCGGAGGTACCGATCCGGCTGCACGCGCGCTGGCCGGGGGCCGCCGCGGTCCGGCCGAGGCTCGTCATTCCGGACGAAGCCCTGATCGCGCTGATCATCTGGGCCGTATTTCCGATCGATCATGTGCTGGGAAGTCAGGTGCTCGCACAGTTTCCCTCGGTCCAAGCCCTCCCGAGCCTCCTCGCCGGGCTCGTGCCGTATTACACGAGCATCGCCGGGACCATCGTGGCCTTCGCCGTCGTGAGCTGGATCGCGGCGCGATGGAGCGGGATCCTCCCCCGCATCGCTTTCTCGCGCTTCGCCTTCGCCTACATTCCCCTCGGGATCGTGTTTCAGCTCGGGATGCATGTGATCCCGGGGCTGATGGAGAATGGAGGGGGGCTGCTGAACGGGTTCGCGAACGGAATCGGGATCCCCCTGAATCTTCCGGCGGCATGGGCCTCCGCGGAGACGGTCGCACGATGGCACGCGCTCGGGGGCAACGAGTTTCTCTGGCTCTCGGTGCTCTGGGGCGCGGGGATCGCCTGGCTGATCGCACGCGATCTGACGAAGACGAAGGGGGACGCGGTGAAGGCCCTGGTTCCGCATGCCCTGCTCATGGTGGCCAGTACCTTCTTCGTCGTGGGGCTCTTGGCCTGA
- a CDS encoding TonB-dependent receptor: MFGFAGMIPATAVAQAQEGGGGVAGAVVAAATGAPVENADVFIAGTNRHALTDRAGHFRLAGLGAGAYELVVERIGYAAARVEVTVSSGTVAEVSIQLQEQAISIPEMMVTASRDAKALSEIAASVGVIGREAIAETHAGHPSEIMGRVPGVWVNVTGGEGHMMAIRQPLSTSPVYLYLEDGVPTRSTGFFNHNALYEVNLPQAERIEVMKGPANALYGSDAIGGVINVGTRAPSPETTAELSVEGGEFGFQRYLGSVSGTGRAGGLRADVNFTRTDGWREGTAYDRWAGTLRWDASVSGSTSLKTVVAYSTIDQKTAGSSAISRGDFEANPTVNYTPISFRKVTALRVSTALEHLRGNWLVSLTPFVRSNTMDLLPNWSLTYDPTAYETENSSVGFLGQARYYVPDRDLSVTLGFDADYSPGGQKEWSIVPEREGTIFTDYQDGEVRYDYDVTFRSLSPYLHVEFSPTDRVHASAGLRADFMGYDYTNALGELQTGRWRRPADASPNFSAVSPKFGLSFEATDDVDLFVSYRRGFRAPSQSQLFRQGSAESTVDLEPVKVNSYEAGVRGRAGERLTYEASAYYMQVTDDILGFQLPDGSSESRNAGETLHKGVELGLGLGIVDGVTLDVSYSVAEHTYEVWRPSETVDLSGHEMNAAPQQIGNAVLNVAPRAIPGARFALEWSRVGEYWEDQSNENDYEGHDLLSLRLSYELRSRFTVFARVNNLADVRYAESAGYNAFRGEELAPGLPRTFYLGVSVR; the protein is encoded by the coding sequence GGCTGTGGCGCAGGCCCAGGAAGGTGGAGGTGGTGTGGCGGGTGCGGTTGTCGCGGCGGCGACGGGCGCCCCCGTCGAAAACGCTGACGTATTCATCGCGGGGACGAATCGGCACGCGCTGACGGACCGCGCCGGACACTTCCGCCTGGCGGGATTGGGCGCGGGAGCGTACGAGCTGGTCGTCGAGCGGATCGGCTACGCGGCGGCGCGCGTGGAGGTCACCGTTTCGAGCGGGACGGTCGCCGAAGTTTCGATCCAGCTCCAGGAGCAGGCGATCTCCATTCCCGAGATGATGGTGACCGCCTCCCGGGACGCGAAAGCGCTCTCCGAAATTGCCGCCTCCGTCGGCGTGATCGGACGGGAGGCGATCGCGGAGACCCACGCGGGGCATCCCTCCGAGATCATGGGCCGCGTGCCCGGGGTCTGGGTGAACGTGACGGGCGGCGAGGGACATATGATGGCGATCCGCCAGCCCCTCTCCACTTCCCCGGTCTATCTGTATCTCGAGGACGGCGTGCCGACGCGCTCGACCGGGTTCTTCAATCACAACGCGCTCTACGAGGTGAACCTTCCCCAGGCGGAGCGCATCGAGGTGATGAAGGGTCCGGCGAACGCGTTGTATGGGAGTGACGCGATCGGAGGCGTGATCAACGTCGGCACGAGGGCTCCCTCGCCCGAGACGACGGCGGAGCTCTCGGTCGAGGGGGGTGAGTTCGGATTTCAGCGATACCTGGGATCGGTGAGCGGCACCGGCCGGGCGGGAGGGCTCCGCGCGGACGTGAACTTCACGCGCACCGACGGCTGGCGGGAAGGGACGGCGTATGATCGTTGGGCTGGAACGCTCCGGTGGGATGCGTCCGTGTCCGGAAGCACCTCCCTCAAGACGGTTGTGGCGTACTCCACCATCGATCAGAAAACGGCGGGGAGCTCGGCGATCTCGAGGGGCGATTTCGAGGCGAATCCCACGGTCAACTACACCCCGATCTCCTTTCGGAAGGTGACGGCGCTTCGGGTCTCCACGGCGCTCGAACACCTCCGGGGGAACTGGCTGGTCAGCCTCACCCCCTTCGTGAGAAGCAACACGATGGACCTCCTTCCGAACTGGTCGCTGACCTACGATCCGACGGCCTACGAGACGGAGAATTCTTCGGTGGGCTTCCTGGGACAGGCGCGGTACTACGTCCCCGACCGGGATCTCAGCGTCACTTTGGGATTCGACGCGGATTACTCCCCCGGTGGCCAGAAGGAGTGGAGCATCGTGCCGGAGAGGGAGGGAACGATCTTTACGGACTATCAGGACGGTGAGGTCCGGTACGACTACGACGTGACCTTCCGCTCACTTTCGCCCTATCTGCACGTCGAGTTCTCGCCAACGGACCGCGTCCACGCGAGCGCGGGGCTCCGGGCCGACTTCATGGGATACGACTATACGAACGCGCTCGGCGAGCTGCAGACCGGACGCTGGCGGCGGCCCGCGGACGCATCGCCCAACTTCAGCGCCGTCAGCCCGAAGTTCGGCCTCAGCTTCGAGGCGACGGACGACGTGGATCTCTTCGTCTCGTACCGCCGGGGCTTCCGGGCCCCCTCGCAGAGCCAGCTCTTCCGTCAGGGTTCCGCCGAGAGCACGGTGGATCTGGAGCCGGTGAAGGTGAATTCCTACGAGGCGGGGGTTCGCGGGCGCGCGGGCGAGCGCCTCACCTACGAGGCATCCGCCTACTACATGCAAGTCACCGACGATATTCTCGGCTTCCAGCTGCCGGACGGGAGCAGTGAATCGCGGAACGCGGGCGAAACGCTCCACAAGGGTGTGGAGCTCGGTCTCGGCCTGGGAATCGTGGATGGGGTGACGCTCGACGTCTCTTACTCGGTGGCCGAGCACACGTACGAGGTCTGGCGTCCCTCCGAGACGGTCGATCTGAGCGGACACGAGATGAATGCGGCGCCCCAGCAGATCGGAAACGCGGTGCTGAACGTCGCGCCGCGCGCGATTCCTGGAGCCAGGTTTGCGCTCGAGTGGAGTCGGGTCGGGGAGTACTGGGAGGACCAGTCCAATGAAAACGACTACGAAGGTCACGATCTCCTGAGCCTTCGGCTCTCCTACGAGCTCCGGTCGCGGTTCACCGTCTTCGCCAGGGTGAACAACCTGGCCGATGTCCGCTATGCGGAGAGCGCGGGCTACAACGCGTTCCGGGGCGAGGAGCTCGCCCCCGGGCTTCCGCGGACTTTCTATCTGGGGGTTTCGGTTCGATGA